The proteins below are encoded in one region of Purpureocillium takamizusanense chromosome 11, complete sequence:
- a CDS encoding uncharacterized protein (EggNog:ENOG503NVPD), which produces MPSSPRTPRHSRNSSAIDSVQASPHVRRLSKSSLHDGSSIVHQDSLELHMLGGVAASGNGMGNLADELADALTDSEEGEDDDDDDDELPRQVDTGETADDGHANAVDATAIERHKNSTAGGSWVEDGGARGKDDALGIPSPYRRAHQRKESEYDGSEYGSDSDLDAAGMPPTLIARIDAVESLARRGTGSLGGSADDIFQRVTGGLRDLGSQSVVEGSASRLITAHTALTTHLAHQTRQLHSLTFPLLSPLAPPPDVDIVDDLVPLLLSLSDAMPRPSTSAFNSLAALHSVTADLIQTLSYLSDTLHMSRQTTSSATRKLKSAKELVAEMRREDELREEGERWLSRGNWGERLQKRECAGVCGEVIGGFEDVCNGLRQRLLSQAEPKA; this is translated from the exons ATGCCGTCCTCACCGCGCACGCCGCGACATTCGCGCAACTCGTCGGCTATCGACAGTGTCCAGGCGTCTCCGCATGTGCGGCGCCTGTCCAAGTCTTCCCTGCACGATGGGAGCAGCATAGTCCACCAGGACTCTCTGGAGCTCCACATGCTTGGTGGCGTTGCTGCTTCAGGCAACGGCATGGGGAACTTGGCAGACGAACTCGCCGATGCACTCACTGACTCTGAAGAGGgggaggatgacgatgacgacgatgacgagctgccGCGTCAGGTGgacacgggcgagacggccgacgatggtCACGCCAATGCGGTCGATGCAACAGCGATAGAGCGACACAAGAACTCgaccgcgggcggcagctgggtAGAAGATGGTGGCGCGCGAGGCAAGGACGACGCACTCGGCATACCCTCACCTTACAGGAGAGCTCATCAGCGAAAGGAAAGCGAGTACGACGGCAGTGAATATGGTTCAGACTcggacctcgacgccgcgggcatgCCGCCTACCTTGATCGCCAGgattgacgccgtcgagtcTCTGGCTAGGCGTGGAACGGGGAGCCTTGGGGGATCTGCAGACGACATATTCCAACGAGTCACAGGTGGTCTGCGGGACTTGGGATCGCAgtcggtggtggaggggagTGCCTCGAG GTTGATCACGGCTCACACAGCGTTGACCACACACCTTGCCCACCAGACACGACAGCTTCACAGCCTTACATTCCCGCTGCTGTCACCTTTGGCGCCTCCGCCAGATGTCGACATTGTAGATGATCTCGTTCCACTTCTGTTGTCCCTATCAGACGCCATGCCTCGGCCATCGACATCGGCGTTCAACTCACTCGCAGCGCTTCACTCTGTCACAGCAGATTTGATACAGACATTGAGCTATCTCTCGGACACGCTGCACATGTCGCGCCAAACCACTTCGAGTGCGACGCGGAAACTCAAGAGCGCCAAGGAATTGGTGGCTGAGATGCGACGAGAAGATGAGCTgcgagaagaaggcgagcGATGGCTCAGCCGTGGGAATTGGGGGGAGAGGTTACAGAAAAGAGAATGCGCTGGGGTGTGCGGCGAGGTCATTGGGGGCTTCGAAGACGTTTGCAACggcctgcggcagcggctttTGTCGCAAGCTGAGCCAAAAGCGTGA
- the naa20 gene encoding N-terminal methionine N(alpha)-acetyltransferase NatB (COG:S~EggNog:ENOG503P2GK~BUSCO:EOG09264ABT): MASFRRFRPDDVNKFSKCNLDPLTETYELSFYLQYYTKWPSLFQVCEDRDGNIVGYIMGKVESSPDAYKYSEHYLPWHAHITALTVAPEARRLGVGRILTEQLEAAADANDAWFVDLFVRKSNHRAIAFYESLGYSVFRVVKDYYGDHATDPNKDSEDAFDMRKSMRRDQHRQHVRDDGKNHVVDPEDVW; the protein is encoded by the exons ATGGCGAGCTTCCGTCGGTTTCGCCCCGACGATGTCAACAAATTCTCTAAATGCAATCTCGACCCGCTGACTGAGACATACGAGCTCAGCTTCTATCTTCAGTATTATACAAAATGGCCATCGCTTTTCCAAGTGTGCGAAGATAGAGACGGCAATATTGTCGGTTACA TCATGGGCAAGGTCGAGTCGTCTCCAGATGCTTACAAGTATTCGGAGCACTACCTTCCGTGGCATGCGCACATCACGGCGCTCACAGTGGCTCCTGAAGCCCGCCGATTAGGTGTTGGCAGAATCTTGACGGAACaactcgaggccgccgctgacgccaACGATGCCTGGTTCGTCGATCTCTTTGTCCGCAAGAGCAACCACCGGGCTATTGCCTTCTATGAGAGCTTGGGCTACAGTGTCTTTCGCGTTGTCAAAGACTACTACGGAGATCATGCCACAGATCCGAACAAGGACAGCGAGGACGCCTTTGACATGCGTAAGTCAATGCGCCGAGATCAACATCGCCAACATGTCAGAGACGATGGAAAGAACCACGTGGTCGATCCAGAAGATGTCTGGTAG
- a CDS encoding uncharacterized protein (EggNog:ENOG503P611~COG:A) has protein sequence MATTAMDYEAAGGDRYDDEPPRYERDNRSASPRPIRDDNDGGRRRSASPNGNADGGPKTSSGPRDDDDDGAINPGSNLFVTGIHPRLTEAEVSKMFEKYGDVEKCQIMRDPHTKESRGFGFVKMVTSEQAEAAKEGLQGEQIEGRTLSIEKARRARPRTPTPGKYFGPPKRDPRPRFDDRRRGGYSGGPGASGRDDYRYRGYDRGNDRRYDDRRYDEGRGGYERGYREERRYDDRGYGRDYERSYERRDRGGGGGGGDDYYGRERYGGREDRGDRYAQRGGPGGYDRERYDRQGERDVARSREPAAGGSGYGESGSRSDAREAYTGPEPSAR, from the exons ATGGCAACCACCGCGATGGACTACGAAGCCGCAGGTGGCGATCGGTATGACG ACGAGCCCCCTCGGTATGAGCGTGACAATCGAAGTGCCTCCCCCCGACCCATTCGCGATGATAACGAtggcggtcgtcgccgctctgCTTCGCCTAATGGCAATGCCGACGG CGGCCCCAAGACTTCGTCTGGCCcccgagacgacgatgatgatggcgccaTCAACCCTGGCTCCAATCTTTTTGTCACGGGTATTCATCCCCGTCTCACGGAAGCCGAGGTGTCCAAGATGTTCGAGAAATACGGTGATGTTGAGAAGTGCCAGATCATGCGTGACCCACACACCAAGGAGTCGCGTGGTTTTGGCTTCGTCAAGATGGTCACGTctgagcaggccgaggccgccaaggaaGGCTTGCAGGGAGAACAGATTGAGGGCCGCACTCTGAGCATTGAGAAGGCTCGGCGTGCCCGGCCACGCACCCCGACGCCTGGCAAGTACTTTGGACCACCAAAGCGAG accctcgccctcgcttcgacgaccgtcgacgaggcggctaCAGTGGAGGTCCAGGCGCTTCTGGCCGCGATGACTATCGCTACCGTGGGTACGATCGTGGGAATGATCGTCGATATGATGACCGCCGTTACGACGAAGGTAGGGGCGGCTACGAACGTGGCTACCGCGAGGAGCGACGCTACGATGATCGCGGCTACGGACGCGACTACGAGCGCAGCTATGAACGtcgcgaccgcggcggcggcggcggcggcggcgacgactaTTATGGTCGCGAGCGATACGGTGGGCGCGAGGACCGCGGCGACCGCTACGCTCAGCGTGGTGGGCCTGGTGGCTATGACCGCGAACGATACGATCGCCAGGGCGAACGCGACGTTGCTCGCTCCCGGGAgcccgcggcaggcggctctGGCTATGGCGAGTCCGGCTCGCGGTCAGATGCCCGGGAGGCATATACAG GCCCTGAGCCCTCGGCGCGATAA
- a CDS encoding uncharacterized protein (COG:S~EggNog:ENOG503P14B), translating into MSCAALSPAKALLLAVHLAAHADIDALRLLASRYPAVLRKRLLLRILLTALPEAVDPASYVGLLQEIEAERFQDSSVDELDCSPVSAISEHEAAQRAKRLHLAPLSHADAPVQGGDGDDDLACFLFRRALRMDSETGMLSRIPDLLMPFIHHSPALRVWVVSTVLPFVRRNSEYYTEAHVKYSLYDFQRLPGPDAVRHLLSQTGHGSPESPSHAARDLRALVMPWLLDQSRWTGADGASQNSNDDHAMSGPTCSGWQQVLIWLTTQAVDSWRIFIDVVEHWDGPADVEFGHDVDGVSLWIPHQQYLSHTYARAVLAALFLMQDASKECLAGLYRAVLKVRSIQGLGHEDVPLEDALTLFLDGLDAESVALLDAKSAPHTRTGLLQGGNPLTSPTASSTSLVLMLALSALISTEIGVPCSVRGAADLVFLRDAHEQKAQATKLLRAMSSNAPGGEDDQYWIRARLQILWLRNWSKSPTSDAGTPTGPIATVPKSFVESEALKIFLSKSCYSLARILYEDGSEPPLPTDMVQDAVYQAALNAFDNASNPNRTRGGLKRCNDIIRAFPKTMGPDLPGAMRLQALLRATHALSDYRLVLKQGEPFSPVVLRVHSDPISVIGRVLEQNDKAYTRVQEFLEMGFDMIRAGLPSQGGSDNPRKPTNEHLGTDMFVAEKRIIAMCVEAALREDDFETAYSYVVSRLGAPDPDDNSVSYDGWSWQAALKAGQYVRTERSQQPTHLGTASGNLEIRHLEQRIECLATALRVAPTSELQEVLKSFRRCEEQLDSAIKEEAASEAAWHAATDAAHLPGAFDTSKTESLHPPRNLTATAAVRQVEEAPMSLFDLSRATARVAQRTFTGLPNLQGMTVGRMSEAVDSDQPRVRKRDQLRDVATGTLVSGVGWLIGANVHQAAKESG; encoded by the exons ATGTCTTGCGCCGCGTTGTCGCCTgccaaggcgctgctgcttgccgTCCACCTGGCAGCCCacgccgacatcgacgcgctgcgcctcctcgcgAGCCGCTACCCAGCAGTCCTGCGGaagcgcctgctgctgcgcattCTACTTACCGCCCTGCCCGAGGCGGTAGACCCTGCGTCTTATGTTGGACTTTTGCAAGAGATCGAGGCCGAACGCTTCCAGGACTCCTCcgtggacgagctcgacTGCTCCCCTGTCAGCGCCATCTCGGAGCACGAGGCCGCACAGAGGGCCAAAAGACTTCACCTTGCTCCGCTGTCCCACGCCGATGCCCCCGTccaaggcggcgatggcgatgatgacctCGCCTGCTTCCTCTTCCGCAGGGCGCTCCGGATGGACTCCGAGACTGGCATGCTCTCCCGAATTCCCGATCTGCTCATGCCCTTCATCCACCACAGTCCGGCCCTCCGTGTCTGGGTTGTCTCCACCGTCCTACCCTTTGTTCGAAGGAATTCCGAGTACTATACAGAAGCACACGTGAAATATTCACTCTATGACTTCCAAAGGCTTCCCGGACCCGACGCTGTCCGGCATTTGCTGTCGCAAACCGGGCATGGCTCCCCAGAAAGTCCGAGTCACGCTGCCCGTGACTTAAGGGCCCTTGTGATGCCATGGTTGCTGGACCAGTCCCGCTGGACTGGCGCTGACGGCGCATCCCAAAATTccaacgacgaccacgcAATGTCCGGCCCCACATGCTCGGGATGGCAACAGGTTCTGATCTGGTTGACCACGCAGGCAGTTGACTCGTGGCGGATATTCATCGATGTGGTTGAGCACTGGGATGGGCCTGCCGACGTTGAATTTGGGcatgatgtcgacggcgtgtCGCTCTGGATCCCGCACCAGCAATATCTCTCGCACACCTACGCCAGAGCTGTGCTCGCGGCGTTGTTTCTGATGCAGGATGCGTCTAAGGAGTGCTTAGCCGGCCTCTACAGGGCCGTCCTCAAGGTTCGATCCATCCAAGGTCTGGGCCACGAAGATGTGCCTCTGGAAGATGCACTCACTCTTttccttgacggccttgacgctGAGTCCGTAGCCCTTTTGGACGCTAAATCTGCGCCTCACACCCGAACCGGCCTGCTCCAAGGAGGAAATCCCTTGACATCACCCACGGCCTCCTCCACTAGTCTCGTACTGATGCTGGCTCTAAGCGCGCTCATATCCACCGAAATCGGGGTTCCCTGTTCTGTGAGAGGGGCAGCCGACTTGGTCTTCCTCAGAGACGCGCATGAGCAGAAGGCTCAGGCCACAAAACTGCTTCGGGCAATGTCAAGCAATGCACCtggtggcgaggacgaccaGTATTGGATTCGTGCAAGACTCCAGATTCTATGGCTGAGGAACTGGTCTAAGTCGCCGACCAGCGATGCCGGCACGCCAACTGGACCCATTGCAACCGTTCCCAAATCCTTCGTGGAGAGTGAGGCTCTCAAGATCTTCCTTTCCAAATCAT GTTACAGCCTTGCGCGAATCTTGTACGAAGACGGCTCAGAACCACCATTGCCCACAGATATGGTTCAAGACGCCGTGTACCAGGCGGCCTTGAACGCCTTCGATAATGCCTCCAATCCTAATCGAACCCGGGGCGGGCTCAAGAGATGCAACGACAT TATTCGTGCGTTTCCCAAAACCATGGGTCCAGACCTCCCAGGCGCAATGCGCCTTCAGGCCTTGTTGAGGGCAACACATGCTTTGAGCGATTATCGTCTTGTTCTCAAACAGGGCGAGCCATTCAGCCCAGTCGTCCTGCGAGTCCACTCAGACCCCATTTCTGTGATTGGGAGGGTTCTAGAGCAAAACGACAAGGCCTATACCCGCGTCCAGGAGTTTCTTGAGATGGGATTTGATATGATACGGGCGGGGTTACCATCCCAGGGCGGGTCAGACAACCCTCGAAAGCCGACAAACGAGCATCTCGGCACGGACATGTTCGTGGCCGAAAAGCGTATCATTGCAATgtgcgtcgaggcggccttgCGCGAAGACGACTTTGAGACTGCCTACTCATATGTGGTCAGTCGGCTCGGAGCACCAGATCCCGATGATAATTCCGTCTCCTACGACGGTTGGTCGTGGCAAGCGGCTCTCAAGGCCGGGCAGTATGTCCGCACGGAGCGGTCGCAGCAGCCAACCCATCTAggcaccgccagcggcaATCTCGAGATCCGACATCTGGAACAGCGGATAGAGTGTTTGGCAACAGCTCTGCGAGTTGCCCCAACAAGCGAGCTCCAGGAGGTGCTTAAGAGCTTCAGGCGGTGCGAAGAGCAGCTTGACTCCGCCATCAAGGAAGAGGCGGCCAGTGAAGCGGCCTGGCATGCGGCGACCGATGCGGCACATCTCCCGGGCGCTTTCGATACCTCAAAGACAGAAAGTCTGCATCCACCTCGCAACCTCACTGCCACCGCGGCCGTGCGACAGGTAGAAGAAGCCCCTATGTCTCTCTTTGATCTATCGCGCGCCACGGCTAGGGTTGCCCAGCGCACCTTTACCGGGCTCCCAAACCTGCAAGGCATGACCGTCGGTCGCATGTCGGAGGCAGTCGACTCTGACCAGCCTCGCGTTCGCAAACGGGATCAGCTAAGGGATGTAGCGACCGGGACGCTCGTGTCGGGCGTGGGATGGTTGATTGGAGCCAATGTACATCAAGCCGCGAAGGAGAGTGGTTAA
- a CDS encoding uncharacterized protein (EggNog:ENOG503P3V4~COG:S): protein MASGYGMHGGVGRCFPFWQEVMACYVVNTSAEDDSGKKKCSPVLEDYYECLHHKKEHARALAMQAAYARSESATSRDGAPSARQIRNLGLLGKEEESKSVIGSS from the exons ATGGCGTCCGGCTATGGAATGCACGGCG GCGTTGGCCGCTGCTTTCCCTTTTGGCAAGAGGTTATGGCCTGCTACGTCGTCAATACATCTGCAGAGGACGACTCGGGCAAGAAAAAGTGCTCCCCAGTACTAGAAGACTACTACGAGTGCCTTCACCACAAGAAGGAG CACGCCAGGGCGCTGGCAATGCAGGCAGCGTACGCGCGATCCGAGTCGGCGACGTCACGAGACGGCGCTCCGAGTGCCAGGCAAATACGGAACTTGGGCCTGCtgggcaaggaggaggagtccaAGAGTGTGATTGGGAGCAGCTGA
- a CDS encoding uncharacterized protein (COG:K~EggNog:ENOG503P4I9), whose translation MAGAGAGVGVGAGAGAGAGAGEAGPGPSPGPGRRPPVGHAHRRGPWSTAEDKVLLELIRVSGPLNWVAISSALGTRSPKQCRERYHQNLKPTLNHNPITPDEGEYIERMVGRDGKRWAEIARRLQGRSDNAVKNWWNGSQNRQRRLGRRRALAAAGSEMASAATSSQLPLPQLPQSPASVHTRGPSNGCTLPPLPPHHGLFSDNSIARDTFALPPLSTSSAVPMERLSMTLTLRQSGVMSNSYDDSKSTISSGRPSMHSLRDPEIETDADAANYVTSPTYPAREHSRAGVALPPLRDWPSDAPRTSLPSLSRLTLTSSNLATALSTPRLSLPSLLEQAQLPTAPGSPTNGQGHVLQTSVEGSHQRPRYEHQRAGGSSSPKDRRMDLSSLLR comes from the coding sequence ATggccggtgctggtgccggtgtcggtgtcggtgccggtgctggtgccggtgccggtgctggtgaAGCCGGTCCTGGCCCTTCTCCGGGTCCTGGCCGTCGTCCTCCTGTGGGTCACGCCCACCGAAGAGGCCCCTGGTCCACAGCCGAGGACAAGGTGCTCCTCGAACTCATTCGCGTCTCCGGTCCTCTCAACTGGGTCGCCATCTCGTCCGCCTTGGGCACACGCTCCCCCAAGCAATGCCGTGAGCGCTATCACCAAAATCTAAAGCCCACGCTCAACCACAATCCCATCACGCCCGATGAGGGTGAGTACATCGAGCGAATGGTGGGCCGCGATGGCAAGCGATGGGCCGAGATTGCTCGTCGACTTCAGGGCCGTAGCGACAACGCCGTCAAGAACTGGTGGAATGGGAGCCAGAATCGCCAGAGGCGCCTCGGACGACGTCGCGCTCTTGCTGCAGCGGGGTCCGAaatggcatcggcggcgacatcatCACAACTGCCCCTCCCACAACTGCCCCAGAGCCCGGCTTCCGTTCATACCCGTGGCCCGTCCAATGGCTGTACCttgccgccactgccgcctcACCATGGCCTCTTCTCAGATAACAGTATCGCACGCGATACGTTTGCTCTACCGCCTCTGtcgacatcgtcggcggTCCCAATGGAGCGTCTGTCCATGACCCTTACTCTACGACAGTCCGGTGTCATGAGCAACAGCTACGATGATTCCAAATCGACCATTTCCAGCGGACGCCCGTCAATGCATTCGCTTCGAGACCCAGAGATTGAGACGGACGCTGACGCCGCAAACTACGTCACGTCGCCGACTTATCCTGCACGGGAGCATTCTCGAGCTGGCGTTGCCCTCCCACCCCTCAGGGATTGGCCATCCGACGCGCCGCGCACCTCTCTCCCGAGCCTCAGTCGCCTGACGTTGACATCATCCAACTTGGCTACGGCATTGTCTACCCCTCGCTTGTCGCTGCCATCTCTCCTTGAACAAGCGCAGCTACCAACCGCTCCTGGCTCACCTACAAATGGACAGGGACATGTTCTGCAAACTTCTGTTGAGGGTTCCCATCAGCGACCGCGGTATGAGcaccagcgggcgggcgggtcaTCTAGCCCCAAGGATAGGCGAATGGATCTGTCGTCACTTCTCCGCTGA